One Sodalinema gerasimenkoae IPPAS B-353 DNA segment encodes these proteins:
- a CDS encoding LL-diaminopimelate aminotransferase: MLHFAQRLTSLRSNVFADMDRAKAAARQAGQEIIDLSLGSSDLPTADFILHEIERSLWDSQTHQYLLFHGTRAFREAAAAWYQRRYQIEVNPETEVLPLVGSQEGTAHLPLALLNPGDYALLLDPGYPSHYGGVALAGGQIHRLPLRAEREFLPDFSEIPPQVCDRARMMVLSYPHNPTTATASITFFEEALTFCDKYNVALVHDFPYGDLVFDGHRPPSILQADVEKRRSIEFFTLSKSYNMGGFRVGYAIGNPELILALRQVKAAVDFNQYQGIFNGAIAALNSDLKAVQATVDCFRERRDAFLDAMQDIGWAIPIPQATMYVWAQLPEPWRGDSIGFCEALVQETGVAVSPGIGFGESGEGYVRFALVRSPQVLTTAVQRISVFLRKSLATS; the protein is encoded by the coding sequence ATGCTTCACTTCGCCCAACGCCTCACCTCGCTCCGTTCTAATGTTTTTGCAGATATGGATCGGGCCAAGGCGGCGGCCCGCCAGGCAGGACAAGAGATTATTGATTTATCCCTCGGTTCGTCGGATTTGCCGACGGCCGATTTTATTTTGCACGAGATTGAGCGATCGCTCTGGGATAGCCAAACCCATCAATATCTCCTCTTCCATGGAACCCGGGCCTTTCGGGAGGCGGCGGCAGCTTGGTATCAGCGGCGGTATCAGATTGAGGTTAACCCGGAAACGGAGGTGTTACCTCTGGTGGGTTCTCAGGAGGGAACGGCTCATTTACCTCTGGCTTTGTTGAATCCTGGTGATTATGCGCTCCTGCTCGATCCCGGCTATCCGTCTCATTATGGTGGAGTGGCCTTAGCCGGGGGGCAGATTCATCGGTTACCTTTGCGAGCAGAACGGGAGTTTTTGCCGGATTTTAGTGAGATTCCTCCTCAGGTATGCGATCGCGCCCGCATGATGGTGTTGAGTTATCCCCACAATCCCACCACGGCGACGGCTTCTATTACATTTTTTGAAGAAGCCTTGACATTTTGCGACAAGTACAACGTGGCTCTGGTTCATGATTTCCCCTATGGGGATTTAGTGTTCGACGGTCATCGTCCTCCCTCGATTCTCCAGGCTGATGTTGAGAAACGCCGTAGCATTGAGTTTTTCACCCTGTCGAAGTCCTACAATATGGGGGGATTCCGGGTGGGGTATGCCATTGGTAACCCGGAGTTGATTTTGGCGTTGCGCCAGGTGAAGGCGGCGGTAGACTTTAACCAGTATCAAGGGATTTTCAATGGGGCGATCGCCGCTCTAAACAGTGACTTGAAGGCAGTTCAAGCTACGGTTGATTGCTTCCGGGAGCGTCGCGATGCTTTCCTCGATGCCATGCAGGACATTGGCTGGGCCATTCCCATCCCCCAGGCGACGATGTATGTCTGGGCCCAACTCCCTGAACCTTGGCGTGGGGACTCCATTGGCTTTTGTGAGGCCCTAGTGCAAGAGACGGGGGTGGCCGTATCTCCTGGGATTGGCTTTGGAGAGAGTGGCGAGGGCTATGTTCGCTTTGCCCTGGTGCGATCGCCCCAAGTCCTCACTACCGCCGTCCAACGAATTTCTGTATTTTTACGGAAGTCATTGGCAACCTCGTGA
- a CDS encoding NF038130 family PEP-CTERM protein, translating into MSGLLQKTLIGSSVIGMGVFAAVPGLAFSLTNPTLNDQPYLLYEQVGSSTVLNNNADLATLLQGDINNPGGHVELSGILGSPDSADMKNATTLSGFLNGEKIQVSSLTHEDWLNPYGGYNSFAEKWFYEAWHTQETGLQAWISKEFGVNNYFFASNIFVGIGGYARFSDPNVNYVNMANDGTISIGLAGHLKHYTGLNLSEVVRVDYAGETHYLYQMGSALASGLVNDKGEGADGRSHTGLYNLTLPGNPPVTDIPEPSTMLGLLGVAGLGLMKRRQS; encoded by the coding sequence ATGTCTGGATTACTTCAAAAGACCCTAATCGGCAGTTCCGTCATCGGAATGGGCGTGTTTGCCGCCGTTCCTGGCTTAGCCTTTAGCCTGACAAATCCAACTCTCAACGACCAACCCTATCTTCTCTACGAACAGGTTGGCAGTTCTACCGTTTTAAATAACAACGCGGATTTAGCCACTCTGCTGCAAGGGGACATCAACAATCCTGGTGGTCATGTTGAGCTATCGGGCATCCTCGGCAGTCCCGACTCCGCCGACATGAAGAATGCCACCACTCTATCTGGCTTCTTGAATGGTGAAAAAATCCAAGTCAGCAGCCTCACCCATGAGGACTGGTTGAATCCCTATGGTGGCTACAATAGCTTTGCCGAAAAATGGTTTTATGAAGCGTGGCATACCCAAGAGACGGGTTTACAAGCTTGGATCAGTAAGGAGTTTGGGGTAAACAACTACTTCTTCGCTTCCAATATTTTTGTGGGCATCGGAGGCTATGCACGCTTTAGTGACCCTAACGTCAACTATGTGAATATGGCCAATGATGGCACGATCTCCATTGGTTTGGCTGGACACCTTAAACACTACACTGGTCTGAACTTGAGTGAAGTCGTCCGAGTCGATTACGCTGGAGAGACGCACTACCTCTATCAAATGGGGTCTGCACTGGCATCGGGTTTGGTCAACGATAAAGGGGAAGGTGCTGATGGTCGGTCTCACACCGGTTTGTACAACCTGACGCTTCCTGGCAACCCTCCTGTTACCGATATTCCTGAACCCTCGACGATGTTAGGACTGTTGGGCGTTGCTGGACTGGGTTTGATGAAACGTCGCCAGTCTTAG
- a CDS encoding DUF1350 family protein has product MAQRVPDWQEVTGSSVLIPGRPKGIIHFLGGAFVATAPKYTYRFLLEYLASQGYLVIATPLINTLNHKEMAQESLNRFEQTCDRLYATGQLRQRGLSVYGVGHSLGCKLHLLISSLFSVKRAGNVFMAYNNYPARRSIPFVDQLSVLTDVEFTPSPEQTEELIASHYGVRRNLLIKFQDDTIDQTLMLRPVLERMFPDWVSFRVLRGTHLTPIAQDIPWEVGQSFSPLDAMAQWVKQGFYRDLNGLTREVGFWLDPTTVR; this is encoded by the coding sequence ATGGCTCAACGGGTCCCAGATTGGCAAGAGGTAACGGGGAGTTCGGTACTCATTCCCGGTCGTCCGAAGGGAATCATTCACTTTCTCGGTGGGGCGTTTGTCGCCACAGCCCCGAAATACACCTATCGTTTCTTGTTGGAGTATTTAGCAAGTCAGGGCTATCTGGTCATTGCCACACCCTTGATTAATACTCTCAATCACAAGGAAATGGCTCAGGAGTCCCTGAATCGTTTTGAACAGACTTGCGATCGCCTCTACGCCACGGGCCAACTTCGTCAACGCGGCTTGTCTGTTTATGGGGTCGGCCATAGTCTCGGCTGTAAGCTCCATTTGCTCATTAGTAGTCTGTTTAGTGTCAAACGGGCCGGCAATGTGTTTATGGCCTATAACAACTATCCGGCACGGCGATCGATTCCCTTTGTTGATCAGCTTTCCGTGCTGACAGATGTGGAATTTACCCCATCTCCTGAACAAACTGAAGAGTTAATTGCCAGTCACTATGGAGTCCGCCGTAATCTTCTGATTAAGTTCCAAGATGACACCATTGATCAAACCCTGATGCTGCGTCCAGTGTTGGAGAGGATGTTTCCGGATTGGGTCAGCTTTCGAGTTCTGAGGGGGACTCATCTGACTCCCATTGCTCAAGACATCCCCTGGGAAGTGGGACAGTCTTTCTCCCCCCTTGATGCGATGGCTCAATGGGTCAAACAAGGATTCTACCGCGATTTGAATGGGCTGACGCGGGAAGTGGGGTTTTGGCTCGATCCGACGACGGTACGATGA
- a CDS encoding F0F1 ATP synthase subunit gamma, whose translation MANLKAIRDRIKSVKNTRKITEAMRLVAAARVRRAQEQVLATRPFADALAQVLFGLQNRLQFEDVELPLLQQQEVESVALVVVSGDRGLCGGYNANIIRRAEARAAELKAEGKNVTFILIGRKAIQYFKRRDTPITATFANLAQIPTADEAGQINDETRALYLSDNVQRVELVYTKFVSLVSSKPVVQTLLPLDPQGLAAQDDEIFRLTSRGGSFEVQREPAPMTAAELPRDMIFEQDPVQILDALLPLYITNQILRALQESAASELAARMTAMNNASDNANDLISELTRSYNKARQAAITQEILEVVGGAEALG comes from the coding sequence ATGGCTAATCTAAAGGCGATTCGCGATCGCATTAAATCTGTTAAAAATACGCGAAAAATTACCGAGGCCATGCGTCTGGTGGCAGCGGCACGGGTGCGTCGCGCTCAGGAACAAGTCCTGGCGACTCGTCCCTTTGCCGATGCTTTGGCGCAAGTGTTATTTGGCCTACAAAACCGTCTGCAATTTGAAGACGTGGAGTTACCTCTGTTGCAACAGCAAGAGGTGGAGTCCGTGGCCCTGGTGGTGGTATCCGGCGATCGCGGTCTCTGTGGTGGCTACAATGCCAACATTATTCGTCGTGCCGAGGCCCGCGCCGCTGAACTAAAGGCTGAAGGCAAAAATGTCACCTTCATCCTCATTGGCCGCAAAGCCATTCAATACTTTAAGCGTCGCGATACCCCCATTACGGCGACCTTCGCTAACCTGGCTCAAATCCCCACTGCCGACGAAGCCGGACAAATTAACGACGAAACCCGCGCTCTCTATCTTTCGGATAATGTGCAACGGGTGGAGTTAGTCTATACCAAATTTGTCTCCCTCGTCAGTTCTAAGCCGGTGGTGCAAACTCTGCTCCCCCTCGATCCTCAAGGCTTAGCGGCCCAGGATGACGAAATCTTCCGCCTCACCAGTCGCGGTGGCAGTTTTGAAGTGCAGCGGGAACCTGCCCCAATGACGGCGGCGGAACTGCCCCGAGATATGATCTTCGAGCAAGATCCGGTGCAAATTCTCGATGCCTTACTCCCACTGTATATCACCAACCAGATTCTCCGGGCCCTGCAAGAATCTGCCGCCAGTGAATTGGCCGCGCGGATGACGGCGATGAACAACGCCAGCGACAACGCCAATGATCTCATCTCTGAGTTGACTCGCTCCTACAACAAGGCACGTCAGGCAGCGATTACTCAAGAGATTCTTGAAGTGGTCGGCGGTGCCGAAGCTCTGGGTTAA
- the atpA gene encoding F0F1 ATP synthase subunit alpha: MVAIRPDEISSIIQKQIEDYDQDVKVSNVGTVLQVGDGIARVYGLEQAMAGELLEFEDGTIGIALNLEEDNVGAVLMGEGRDIQEGSSVKSTGKIAQVPVGDAMIGRVVDALGRPIDGKGDINTSETRLIESGAPGIIERKSVCEPLQTGITSIDAMIPVGRGQRELIIGDRQTGKTAIAIDTILNQKSEDVVCVYVAVGQKASTVAQVIGVLEENGAMDYTIVVAANASDPATLQYLAPYTGASMAEYFMYNGKATLVIYDDLSKQAQAYRQMSLLLRRPPGREAYPGDVFYLHSRLLERAAKLSDELGGGSMTALPIIETQAGDVSAYIPTNVISITDGQIFLSSDLFNSGQRPAVNPGISVSRVGSAAQTKAIKKVAGKMKLELAQFDELEAFSQFASDLDAATRNQLERGKRLRQLLKQPQSSPLPLEEQVAIVYAGVNGLLDEIPVEKVTQFTKGLREYLRSSKPKFGELIRSSKKLEADSENLLKEAIAEYKQTFLVSA, encoded by the coding sequence ATGGTAGCTATCAGACCAGACGAAATTAGCAGCATCATTCAGAAGCAGATTGAAGACTATGACCAGGATGTCAAAGTCTCCAATGTAGGAACCGTACTTCAAGTTGGCGACGGAATTGCCCGGGTCTATGGCTTAGAACAAGCTATGGCTGGGGAACTCCTCGAATTTGAAGATGGAACCATCGGCATCGCCCTCAACCTCGAAGAAGATAACGTCGGGGCCGTGTTGATGGGTGAAGGTCGTGACATCCAAGAAGGCTCTTCAGTTAAATCCACCGGTAAAATCGCCCAGGTTCCCGTGGGTGACGCGATGATCGGTCGGGTGGTGGATGCCTTGGGTCGTCCCATTGACGGCAAAGGCGACATCAACACCAGCGAAACTCGCCTGATTGAATCCGGTGCTCCTGGGATTATTGAACGGAAATCCGTTTGTGAACCCCTGCAAACCGGAATTACCTCCATCGACGCCATGATTCCCGTGGGCCGTGGTCAACGGGAGTTGATCATTGGAGACCGTCAAACCGGGAAAACGGCGATCGCCATCGACACCATCCTGAACCAGAAAAGTGAAGACGTGGTTTGCGTCTATGTCGCCGTGGGTCAAAAAGCATCCACCGTGGCTCAGGTTATCGGTGTGCTTGAAGAAAACGGCGCCATGGATTACACCATCGTTGTCGCCGCCAACGCCTCTGACCCCGCAACTCTGCAATACTTAGCACCCTACACCGGTGCCAGTATGGCGGAATACTTCATGTACAACGGGAAAGCCACCCTGGTCATCTATGATGACTTGTCTAAACAGGCTCAGGCGTACCGTCAAATGTCTCTGTTGCTGCGTCGTCCCCCCGGTCGTGAAGCCTATCCTGGAGATGTATTCTATCTCCACTCTCGTCTGTTGGAACGGGCTGCCAAACTCAGTGATGAACTCGGTGGCGGTAGCATGACGGCATTGCCGATTATTGAAACCCAAGCCGGTGACGTCTCGGCCTACATTCCCACCAACGTCATCTCCATTACCGACGGACAAATCTTCCTCTCCTCTGACCTGTTTAACTCCGGTCAACGTCCGGCAGTGAACCCCGGTATTTCCGTCTCCCGGGTGGGTTCAGCGGCGCAAACCAAGGCCATTAAGAAGGTGGCTGGGAAGATGAAACTGGAATTGGCTCAGTTCGATGAACTTGAGGCGTTCTCCCAGTTTGCGTCTGACTTGGATGCCGCAACCCGTAATCAACTCGAACGGGGTAAGCGCCTGCGTCAGTTGCTCAAACAGCCTCAAAGTTCTCCGCTGCCCCTCGAAGAACAGGTGGCAATTGTTTACGCTGGTGTTAATGGTCTCCTCGATGAGATTCCTGTGGAGAAAGTGACCCAGTTTACGAAGGGCCTGCGGGAATATCTGCGCAGCAGCAAGCCGAAGTTTGGTGAGTTGATTCGCTCAAGCAAGAAATTGGAAGCCGACTCGGAAAACCTCCTCAAAGAGGCGATCGCAGAATACAAACAGACGTTCTTGGTGTCTGCGTAA
- the atpH gene encoding ATP synthase F1 subunit delta, with protein sequence MTGQMATAEIVEPYAKALMAIATEHDLVDVIGEDTAQILDTLKSSEELRQFITNPIIKPATKKAVLAQLFEGQVHDYMFRFLRLLVDRGRILFLQEICAQYQVLLRELKNIALAEVTSAVELSDGQREQVRDRVKVFTNASDVELQIEVDPTLLGGVIIRVGSKVLDLSLRGQLRRLALSLS encoded by the coding sequence ATGACAGGACAAATGGCAACGGCCGAAATTGTTGAGCCTTATGCGAAAGCCTTGATGGCGATCGCCACCGAACATGACCTAGTCGATGTCATCGGCGAGGACACGGCTCAAATCCTCGATACTCTCAAAAGTTCAGAGGAGCTACGGCAATTTATCACCAACCCCATCATCAAGCCGGCGACGAAAAAAGCCGTCTTAGCGCAACTGTTTGAGGGTCAGGTGCACGACTACATGTTCCGTTTTTTGCGCCTGCTCGTCGATCGCGGTCGCATTCTTTTCTTACAAGAGATTTGTGCTCAGTATCAAGTCTTGTTGCGGGAACTGAAAAATATTGCTCTGGCTGAAGTCACCTCAGCCGTCGAACTCAGCGATGGGCAACGGGAGCAAGTCCGTGATCGCGTCAAAGTGTTCACCAACGCCAGTGATGTGGAGTTACAGATTGAAGTCGATCCGACTCTGCTGGGTGGCGTGATTATCCGCGTTGGCTCTAAAGTGCTTGACCTGAGTTTACGGGGCCAACTGCGTCGGCTAGCTCTGAGCCTTAGTTAA
- a CDS encoding F0F1 ATP synthase subunit B, whose protein sequence is METFVWLAEAEGGFAFNLDLFGSNLINLIIVIGVLYYFGRGFLGKILSERRSTIETEIRDAEQKASKAQADLKTANADLEQAQAQAKRILSDAQERAEAVKAQIMDETRAEIERLKTSSAQELQSDESRAMAQLRQRAVSLAVEEAQNYLRDRLDSEDQQKIIDRSISLIGGQR, encoded by the coding sequence ATGGAGACTTTTGTGTGGCTGGCTGAGGCCGAAGGAGGTTTTGCGTTTAACCTAGACCTATTCGGCAGCAACCTAATTAACCTCATCATTGTCATTGGTGTACTGTACTACTTCGGTCGGGGCTTCTTAGGAAAAATCCTGAGCGAACGCCGCAGCACCATTGAAACGGAAATTCGAGACGCTGAGCAGAAAGCCAGCAAGGCGCAAGCTGACCTCAAGACGGCCAATGCTGACCTTGAGCAGGCTCAGGCTCAAGCTAAGCGCATTCTATCAGATGCTCAAGAGCGAGCTGAAGCTGTGAAGGCTCAGATTATGGATGAGACTCGCGCTGAAATCGAACGATTGAAAACCTCCTCTGCTCAGGAGCTTCAATCAGATGAAAGCCGCGCCATGGCTCAGCTTCGGCAACGGGCCGTGAGTCTGGCTGTTGAAGAGGCTCAGAACTACCTGCGCGATCGCCTCGACTCTGAGGATCAACAAAAAATTATTGATCGCAGCATTAGCCTAATTGGAGGTCAACGATGA
- a CDS encoding F0F1 ATP synthase subunit B' has protein sequence MHWTIVLATEATQEGGLFAFDATLPLMAVQFMVLVGILNAVFYKPLTKSLEDRDGYIRDKTQSAQARLKEAQDKRAKYEQELASSRRKAQDIINAAREDADKAADAQIAEAQRQANEEREQAAAEIEQQKQAAFAQIDRQVDALSRQILEKILGSELVKR, from the coding sequence ATGCATTGGACAATCGTACTGGCAACTGAGGCCACTCAAGAGGGCGGGTTGTTTGCATTCGACGCAACTTTGCCTCTGATGGCCGTTCAGTTCATGGTTTTGGTCGGGATTCTCAACGCGGTTTTCTATAAGCCGTTGACAAAGTCCCTCGAAGACCGAGATGGTTACATCCGTGACAAGACTCAGAGCGCACAAGCTCGTCTGAAGGAAGCTCAAGACAAGAGAGCGAAGTACGAGCAAGAACTCGCCTCAAGTCGGAGAAAAGCGCAAGACATTATTAATGCAGCTCGGGAAGACGCTGATAAAGCAGCAGATGCTCAAATTGCTGAAGCACAGCGTCAAGCGAATGAGGAACGGGAACAAGCGGCGGCTGAGATTGAACAGCAAAAACAGGCTGCTTTTGCTCAGATTGACCGGCAAGTTGATGCCCTCAGTCGGCAAATTCTCGAAAAGATCCTCGGTTCTGAACTCGTCAAACGTTAG
- the atpE gene encoding ATP synthase F0 subunit C: MDSLTAAASVIAAALAVGLAAIGPGIGQGNAAGQALEGIARQPEAEGKIRGTLLLSLAFMEALTIYGLVVALVLLFANPFS; this comes from the coding sequence ATGGATTCTTTAACGGCTGCTGCCTCTGTTATCGCTGCTGCTCTCGCAGTGGGCCTCGCTGCAATCGGACCGGGAATCGGTCAAGGTAATGCGGCTGGACAAGCTCTCGAAGGGATTGCTCGTCAACCCGAAGCAGAAGGAAAAATTCGCGGAACCTTGCTGCTGAGCTTGGCATTCATGGAAGCACTAACGATTTATGGTTTGGTGGTTGCTCTGGTGCTGCTGTTTGCTAACCCCTTCTCTTAA
- the atpB gene encoding F0F1 ATP synthase subunit A — MLDVLHTVNTFHLANLEVGQHWYWEVGSLKLHGQVFLTSWFVIALLAIVSILATRNLQRVPSGLQNFMEYALEFIRDLAKAQIGEKEYRPWVPFVGTLFLFIFVSNWSGALVPWKLIELPASELAAPTNDINTTVALALLTSLAYFYAGISKRGLGYFARYIEPTPVLLPINILEDFTKPLSLSFRLFGNILADELVVAVLVLLVPLFVPLPVMVLGLFTSAIQALIFATLAAAYIGEAIEGHGDHD, encoded by the coding sequence ATGCTCGACGTGCTACATACCGTTAATACTTTCCATTTGGCTAACTTGGAGGTCGGTCAACATTGGTACTGGGAAGTCGGTAGCCTTAAACTTCACGGACAAGTTTTTCTGACCTCTTGGTTCGTGATCGCCCTGTTGGCGATCGTTTCGATTTTAGCAACTCGTAACTTACAGCGAGTTCCCAGCGGACTTCAGAATTTCATGGAGTACGCCCTGGAGTTCATTCGGGATCTGGCTAAAGCCCAGATCGGGGAAAAAGAGTATCGCCCCTGGGTTCCTTTCGTGGGGACGTTATTTTTATTCATTTTCGTGTCAAACTGGTCTGGGGCACTTGTTCCTTGGAAGCTCATTGAGCTGCCAGCGAGTGAACTGGCCGCCCCCACCAACGATATCAACACGACGGTGGCATTGGCATTGCTAACCTCCCTAGCGTACTTCTACGCGGGAATCAGCAAGCGCGGGCTAGGTTACTTTGCTCGCTATATTGAGCCAACGCCGGTTCTGCTTCCGATCAACATTCTGGAAGATTTTACCAAACCCCTCTCCCTGAGTTTCCGTCTCTTTGGTAACATCTTAGCGGACGAGTTAGTGGTAGCGGTTTTGGTTCTGCTGGTGCCACTGTTCGTTCCGTTACCCGTGATGGTGCTGGGCTTGTTTACCAGTGCGATTCAGGCGTTGATTTTCGCCACTCTTGCGGCTGCCTATATTGGCGAAGCAATTGAGGGACACGGCGACCATGATTAG
- a CDS encoding ATP synthase subunit I translates to MHPRFDDNLTPLTTRPRFRRSDDEFGGQTSPVSSQPVQVSASPTPSETVAVSGESRSSDEEYSQLRKQLYMATLLISGAVFASLWYLSSRDVALNYSIGALVGTVYLRMMARDVERLGRTKVRLGNGRMALFIGLMVVATQVQQLQILPTFFGFMTYKVAILVHVLLTTFAPDLNSSRQPVNR, encoded by the coding sequence ATGCACCCACGTTTCGACGATAACCTCACGCCGTTGACGACACGTCCTCGCTTTCGTCGGTCTGATGACGAGTTCGGCGGTCAAACGTCCCCTGTCTCGTCCCAGCCGGTCCAAGTCTCTGCGTCCCCAACCCCATCGGAAACCGTTGCGGTCTCCGGTGAGAGCCGATCCTCAGATGAGGAGTATTCCCAACTTCGGAAACAACTGTACATGGCAACATTGCTGATTTCCGGAGCGGTCTTCGCCTCACTCTGGTATCTGTCCTCCCGTGATGTGGCCTTAAATTATTCGATTGGGGCCCTAGTGGGCACAGTGTACTTAAGAATGATGGCGAGGGATGTCGAACGTCTCGGTCGGACGAAGGTTCGGTTGGGGAACGGACGAATGGCACTGTTTATCGGGCTAATGGTGGTCGCCACCCAAGTTCAGCAGCTCCAGATTCTCCCCACCTTCTTTGGGTTTATGACGTACAAAGTAGCGATTCTCGTCCATGTCCTGTTGACGACATTCGCGCCGGACTTAAACTCTTCCAGGCAACCTGTCAATCGATGA
- a CDS encoding class I SAM-dependent methyltransferase, giving the protein MTDRSQISAAVRQLYNTYPFPPEPLLDEPPPGYNWRWHWQAAYNFCTGRKPQRDDVQILDAGCGTGVGTEYLVHLNPQAQVTGIDLSDEAIAVARERCRRSGAERVRLQNLSIYEGDQLETTFDYINCVGVLHHLPDPIAGIQALASRLKPGGLMHVFVYAELGRREIYLAQQALALLQGGDRHNFKEGVRLGRQLFQALPDSNRLVVEDKRRWSLENHRDANFADMYLHPQEVDYNIETLFELIDASGLSFVGFSNPSYWQIDRLIGSNAELMARSQQLPERDYYRLVELLDPELTHYEFFLSRPPLERSHWQQDDILRQAIPEIHPCLQGWPSQSLFNYDYQIVTLSEAEFAFLQACESGETCVGDLCDRLGFDLAGVRSLLKQQLLLLTPTPES; this is encoded by the coding sequence ATGACAGACCGGTCTCAGATTAGCGCGGCAGTGCGCCAACTTTACAATACGTATCCCTTTCCTCCGGAACCGTTGCTGGATGAACCCCCTCCCGGCTATAACTGGCGCTGGCATTGGCAGGCGGCCTATAACTTCTGCACGGGACGCAAGCCCCAACGGGATGATGTCCAAATTCTTGATGCGGGCTGTGGAACGGGAGTGGGGACGGAATATCTGGTTCACCTCAATCCCCAGGCCCAGGTCACAGGGATTGATTTAAGTGATGAAGCCATTGCGGTGGCCCGGGAACGCTGTCGGCGCTCGGGAGCGGAGCGGGTTAGGCTACAAAACCTGAGCATCTATGAGGGGGATCAGCTCGAAACCACCTTTGATTACATTAACTGTGTTGGGGTTCTGCATCACCTCCCAGACCCCATCGCCGGGATTCAGGCCTTGGCCAGTCGCCTGAAACCGGGAGGCTTAATGCACGTGTTTGTCTATGCGGAGTTGGGACGGCGGGAGATTTATTTGGCCCAGCAGGCGTTGGCCCTGTTGCAGGGGGGCGATCGCCACAACTTTAAAGAAGGGGTGCGCCTGGGCCGCCAACTGTTTCAGGCGCTCCCAGACAGCAATCGTTTAGTGGTTGAAGATAAACGCCGTTGGTCCCTGGAAAATCATCGCGATGCTAACTTCGCGGATATGTATCTGCATCCCCAGGAGGTCGATTACAACATTGAAACTCTGTTTGAGTTGATTGATGCTTCGGGACTGTCTTTTGTTGGCTTCTCGAATCCCAGTTATTGGCAGATTGACCGTTTGATTGGGTCTAATGCTGAGTTGATGGCGCGATCGCAGCAGTTGCCCGAACGGGACTATTATCGCCTGGTGGAACTCCTGGACCCGGAATTAACCCACTATGAGTTTTTCCTCTCGCGTCCGCCTCTGGAGCGATCGCACTGGCAACAGGATGACATCTTGCGCCAGGCGATTCCCGAGATTCACCCCTGTTTGCAAGGCTGGCCCAGTCAATCCCTATTTAACTACGACTATCAGATTGTCACCCTCTCAGAAGCTGAGTTTGCCTTCCTGCAAGCCTGTGAATCTGGGGAAACTTGCGTCGGTGACCTCTGCGATCGCCTCGGGTTTGACCTAGCCGGAGTGCGATCGCTCCTCAAGCAACAACTGTTGCTACTGACCCCCACCCCCGAAAGCTAA